From the genome of Cyanobacteriota bacterium:
AGAGTTCATTCGGCGACTCACCTAAACTGCTAATGCCGATGACTACCTCTTCCGTTGAGCCATTCCCCAACAACTGGGCCTACCTCAGGGCTGAACTGAACTGGCTAGAGCGATTACTGATAATGGCAATTGCGCGACAACGCCGAGAATGGAGAGAGGTTAATCGAGTTGCCCAATCCCGCGCTGATCGCGTGACTAGCCACTGGTGGAAAGGCATGATTGTGGTAGAGGGTGAGGTTGCCTATGACGATCGTCAACGGCCTGGGCAGCGTCAAGCTGTTACTAGAGGTAACTGGGATCAGCAACTAGAAGCCCGAATTCAAGCTAGCTACCAGCAGGGTGTGCCTCTAGGATTGCCGCTGTTGCGCGATCGCTTGCAACTTACCCCCTTTGAAAAAAAGGTAGTGCTGGCTAGTTTGGCACCGGAAGTAAATCGTCGCTATGCCAGACTTTACAATTACTTACAGAGCTGTGATCCTAGCTATGAGACAAGTCTTCAAGCTCAGAGTAAACGTCCTTGGTTGGCATCCCCTTGCCCTAGGGAAGAGGTGGAAACAACCGAGCTACTGATCGTTGATTTGGCACTGCGGCTACTCTGTCGCAATGATATAGAATGGCAAGCGGCACGATCGGGGCTAGCGGGGAACTCTCGTCTAGTGCAACTTGGGTTGATAGAACTGATTACTGGGGCAGAGGATACGTTACTGACTAGTCGCCTTAAGCCTTCTGTGGCCCTAACCAGCTATCTCCTATCGGCATGTCCTGACCAAGCAGCGCTGGAGCGACTGCTATCTCAAGCACAGTTCCAGTCATGGAACTACCATGGGTTGCAAACTGAGACTATCCAGACTCAGCTCGATGATCTGGTGTTGCCTGCTCGTACTGTTGCCCAACTTCACTACCTGTGTTGCCGTCAGCAGTACCAAGCATCTATAAGTTGTTCGCAGCCAAGCAGTAACGTTGGGCAGGGAACGATCGCTCTGTTCACAGGTGCTCAGGGCACTGGCAAAATGATGGCAGCTCGTGCCCTTGCCCACACCCTCAATCATCCGCTTACGTGGGTAGATTTGTCCCTTGTGCAGCCATCTGACTATTTGGCATTGCTACGGGCCATTCGCGTGCAACAGCCGATCGTGCTGCTGATTCGCCATGCCCAGCACTGGTTAGGGAAATCGTCTCAGTTATCTGAAATCGACCTCAATCAGTTCTTGCATCAACGCCGAGCCATACCCTGCCTTACCCTGTTCACTACGAATCTGTTGCCAGCTATCCCACTCCCTAGGCAACGTCAGATGGATGCTGTGGTTGAGTTTCTGATACCAGATTGGCGATCGCGTCGTCAGCTCTGGCAACGCGCTTGTGCTTCAGCAGTTCCCACTGATCCCAACGTGGATTGGGATCAACTTGCCCGGCAATGGCGGCTCACTGGTGGCCAAATTCAAACGATTGTCCGCAATGCCACGATCGTAGCCCTAGCCGCTAACAGTCCCTTTCTTACCCTGGATCACATTTTGCAGGCTATTTCCACGACCCGCCTGTAAGATAGGCACAATCCTCCACAACCGTAGGCAAGGTTCCTATGTTCAACATACTTAAACCCCGCCATAAAGCTCGGTCAGTACAGATTTTTACCCGTGAAGGCATCCCGAATGTCACTATACTCGGCTTACCCCACTCCTATTGGAACGATACCTATCATTTGCTGTTGACGATGCCCTGGCCGGGATTTCTGGGACTAACAGCCTGTTTTTACTTAGTGACTAACCTAATCTTTGCTGCCCTCTATCTATCCCTACCAGATGGTATTGCCAATGCTGAATCTGGTTCGTTTATAGACATGTTTTCCTTCAGTGTGCAGACGATGGCAACCATTGGCTACGGTGCTATGTATCCTAAAAGTCCGATCGCCCATGCCCTTGTAACCCTAGAGGTATGGATTGGACTACTGGGTATTGCTATGGTCACCAGTTTAATGTTTACCCGGTTTGCCCGTCCCACTGCTCGTATTATGTTTAGTCGCTATGCCGTTATTGTGCCCTACGAGGGGGTTCCTACCTTGATGTTTCGCGCCGCTAACCAACGAGCTAACCAGATTCTAGAAGCGCAGGTCAGTGTTGCCATACTGCGACTGGAAACAACTACCGATGGGCACACTATGCGCCGATTCTATGACTTAAAGCTGGCCCGCTCTCGTAGCCCTGTCTTTGCCCTGACGTGGACTGTGATGCATACTATTGATGAAAGCAGCCCCCTATGGGGCATGAGTGTAGAATCTCTGGTCAATGATAACGACCTGACAATTATAGTGACCATGACTGGCATTGACGAAACCTTGTCTCAGACTATTCATGCTCGTCACGCATACCTCGCCCGTGATATTTTATGGAATCAGCGCTTCGTGGATATGGTGCTACCACTGCCTGGTGGCAGGCGAGCCATCGATTATCATCGCTTTCATGAAGTCGTCCCTTGGTAACAGTGGCGGCTTGAATACTACTCCTATTTCTACTAATGACGCTGCCTTTGCACTTAATCATTTCAGAGATATTGCGCGATCGCATTCTCCAGGGCAAATATCAGCCAGGAGAACAGTTGCCTAGTGAACATCAACTCATGATGGAATTTGACGCAAGTCGCACGACCATTCGTCGATCGCTAACCAACCTAGTGCACCAAGGCTTGGTAACTGCTCACCAAGGCAAAGGCGTATTTGTGGCTGAACGTCAAAAAGTTGTCTATTCCCTCACCAGTCCTCTGATGTTTCTAGAGGATGACATGGCTCGCCAAGGGATCACCCTGTCAGTTCGTAATCTGCTGTTTGAGCTGGTGACAGTGCCTGCTGAAATTCAGAGCATCATGAAGTTACCTGTAGAGTCACCTACGGCTTATTTGCAAAAAAAACTGCTGTTGATGGATGGTGTGGTAGGGGCGATCGACATTACCTATGTGCCACCCGATTTAGGACAAACCTACAGGACTGAATTGACCCAACAGATGACCTTTCCCGTGCTAAAGAACCACGGTGTGGTGATTGAACGTATCGAAGCCATTCTCGAATGTACCCTAGCTAGTTATGAACTCAGCCAACACCTGGATGTGCCCCTAGGGCATCCCCTGATTGTCTATCGCCACACGGCTTACACGACTGGCGATCAACCTGTGGTGCACGGGGAATCTATCTCTCGCGCCGATCGTTTTTGCTACTCTGTCACCCTCACAGCCTAGAGCAACCCTGCACCATTAGGAATCTAGGTCATGGCAAACACTTTGGTTTCTACCCTGATTCTTTGCCTTATACAGAGCTTGATCAGCACTTGCTATCAGCATAGCCGTAGTTTTGTTAGGGGTAGGCACCACACTAGCTACCCCAGCGCTTAAAGTGACAGAGTTAGCCACGGATGACTGCTCATGGGGAATGTTAAGAGATTGCACCGCTTGACGCATAGCTTCTGCCACGTGATATCCCCCCATTGCTGTAGTGTTGGGCAAAATGACCGCAAACTCTTCCCCACCATAGCGAGCAACCAAATCAGATGCCCGGTGCACCGTTGCTTGAATGGTGTAAGCCACTTGGCGCAAACAGTCATCCCCTGCTTGGTGCCCGTAGTGATCGTTGTAGCGCTTGAAGTAGTCAACATCGCAAAGAATCAAACACAGGGGGGCACGATCGCGTTCCATACGCCGCCACTCAAGTTGCAGGCGCTCGTCAAATGAACGTCGATTGGCAACTTGGGTCAAGCCATCTAAGGTTGCTAGCCGTTGTAACTCAGCATTTGCCTGCTGCAACCTAGTTTCGACTTGCTTCAAGTCGGTAATATCGCGGGCTACCCACAACACAGTGTACTCAGTCAGGGGAGACACGTTAGCCAAAAACCAAATGTCACTATTGCCTAGTTTCAGGCTATATTCCACGTTGACAGTGCGTTGTTCACGTAGAGCCTGACGAATATGCGACAGATAAATCTCTGCCTTGTCTGGGGGCAATACGTCATGCACACTTTGGTTCACGAGAGATTCGATCGGCCTTACTAGGGTCTCAGCTCCCGTGGGGGCAATTCCTAGACACCGCCCCTGGTAGTCAAACACAATAATGACATCTGTCATGGCAGCAATTAGCGCCCTCAGCTCCGCTTCTGCCTGTTTTTGCTGCATAACCGTGCCCAACTGAGCCGCCATTGCCGACACCAACGTCACTAGTTGATGATCTTGGGGCTGGTTGTCTGCCATGTAAAACACCAGTACAGCAATTACGCAGGTAGAGTCTGGGCTAGATTGGGAAGTAGCAGTCACGATCGGCACCCCAAACCCACTCTGAAAGCCACAAGCTGCAACCGTATTAGTTACATCGATTTCAGCAGCGAGATTATGAATCCAACAGGGTTGACCCGTTTGCCACACTAGCCCAGCCAGCCCTTCGCCAGGCACCAAGGTTCGATGCTGTTGTTGACGACAAAACGCCTCGACTGCTGCTACCAATTGCGGCTCAGTCTGGTGATGGCAGTACCAAATTGAACTCCGGTATAAGCTGCTTTGGTAATTGAGAGTGGGGATCCACGCTTCACCATAACTCCAACCTGTTGCCTCACAAACTCGTTCCAACGCAACTGCCAACGCCGCCTCAAAGTTGGGAGCCTGGTTAATTGCCTGACTAATGTCGAGTAATAGTTGTAACTCAGACAATGCCTGTTGTAGTTGCACTCCCTTTTGCTGCTCACGGGCATTCGCCAACTCTAGCTCTAGCGTGCGATTTCTCACTTCTTGCTCTAATGTGAGGTTGAAACTATGTAGTTTTTCCGTATATTCATCCCGTGCTTTGAGGGCACAAAACACCCGTAGGCCAGTAATCAAGGACGTGATCAATTTTTGAGTTGTCAGTTCCGTTTTTGTGCGATAGTCGTTGATCTCGTAGTCTCGGATTATACTATCTTCAGGTACTTGTCCTGGCTGTCCAGTCCGGAGGATGATCTGAGTGCGCTCGTTGCCTAGAGTGTGACGAATATATTCAACAACCTGTAAACCCGCATCGTCTGTCTCCATGATGACATCTAACAGCACAACCGCAATGTCAGGATTGTCAGCAATAGTTTGTTTTGCTTCTTGGGCATTGTAGGCACTGAGGATTCGCATTGGTTTTTGTTCAAAGGTGACATCGCTAATCACTAAGGCAGTCACCTGATGAATCTCAGGATCATCATCCACAATTAGGATTTTCCATGCATCGTCATTATTGTCTAAGTCGGCAGCATTTGAGTCAGTACCATCCTCTTCGTCGGCAAAAATAACCTCATCGACATCATGAGCAGATGCTTCGATAGCTAATACGCGATCGCTTTCTATGTCGGGTGCTTGTGGATCCATATGACCCATAGCAACAGGAACTCTACTGGCACCTGCCGCCAATGCTGAATCTGTTATGGAGAACTTTCTAGACGGTGAGTTGTGGGTCACGGGTTATCGAGGCTAGAGGCTACAACTATCGGGGCTACGGGCT
Proteins encoded in this window:
- a CDS encoding ATP-binding protein, translated to MTTSSVEPFPNNWAYLRAELNWLERLLIMAIARQRREWREVNRVAQSRADRVTSHWWKGMIVVEGEVAYDDRQRPGQRQAVTRGNWDQQLEARIQASYQQGVPLGLPLLRDRLQLTPFEKKVVLASLAPEVNRRYARLYNYLQSCDPSYETSLQAQSKRPWLASPCPREEVETTELLIVDLALRLLCRNDIEWQAARSGLAGNSRLVQLGLIELITGAEDTLLTSRLKPSVALTSYLLSACPDQAALERLLSQAQFQSWNYHGLQTETIQTQLDDLVLPARTVAQLHYLCCRQQYQASISCSQPSSNVGQGTIALFTGAQGTGKMMAARALAHTLNHPLTWVDLSLVQPSDYLALLRAIRVQQPIVLLIRHAQHWLGKSSQLSEIDLNQFLHQRRAIPCLTLFTTNLLPAIPLPRQRQMDAVVEFLIPDWRSRRQLWQRACASAVPTDPNVDWDQLARQWRLTGGQIQTIVRNATIVALAANSPFLTLDHILQAISTTRL
- a CDS encoding ion channel, coding for MFNILKPRHKARSVQIFTREGIPNVTILGLPHSYWNDTYHLLLTMPWPGFLGLTACFYLVTNLIFAALYLSLPDGIANAESGSFIDMFSFSVQTMATIGYGAMYPKSPIAHALVTLEVWIGLLGIAMVTSLMFTRFARPTARIMFSRYAVIVPYEGVPTLMFRAANQRANQILEAQVSVAILRLETTTDGHTMRRFYDLKLARSRSPVFALTWTVMHTIDESSPLWGMSVESLVNDNDLTIIVTMTGIDETLSQTIHARHAYLARDILWNQRFVDMVLPLPGGRRAIDYHRFHEVVPW
- a CDS encoding GntR family transcriptional regulator, whose product is MTLPLHLIISEILRDRILQGKYQPGEQLPSEHQLMMEFDASRTTIRRSLTNLVHQGLVTAHQGKGVFVAERQKVVYSLTSPLMFLEDDMARQGITLSVRNLLFELVTVPAEIQSIMKLPVESPTAYLQKKLLLMDGVVGAIDITYVPPDLGQTYRTELTQQMTFPVLKNHGVVIERIEAILECTLASYELSQHLDVPLGHPLIVYRHTAYTTGDQPVVHGESISRADRFCYSVTLTA
- a CDS encoding diguanylate cyclase is translated as MDPQAPDIESDRVLAIEASAHDVDEVIFADEEDGTDSNAADLDNNDDAWKILIVDDDPEIHQVTALVISDVTFEQKPMRILSAYNAQEAKQTIADNPDIAVVLLDVIMETDDAGLQVVEYIRHTLGNERTQIILRTGQPGQVPEDSIIRDYEINDYRTKTELTTQKLITSLITGLRVFCALKARDEYTEKLHSFNLTLEQEVRNRTLELELANAREQQKGVQLQQALSELQLLLDISQAINQAPNFEAALAVALERVCEATGWSYGEAWIPTLNYQSSLYRSSIWYCHHQTEPQLVAAVEAFCRQQQHRTLVPGEGLAGLVWQTGQPCWIHNLAAEIDVTNTVAACGFQSGFGVPIVTATSQSSPDSTCVIAVLVFYMADNQPQDHQLVTLVSAMAAQLGTVMQQKQAEAELRALIAAMTDVIIVFDYQGRCLGIAPTGAETLVRPIESLVNQSVHDVLPPDKAEIYLSHIRQALREQRTVNVEYSLKLGNSDIWFLANVSPLTEYTVLWVARDITDLKQVETRLQQANAELQRLATLDGLTQVANRRSFDERLQLEWRRMERDRAPLCLILCDVDYFKRYNDHYGHQAGDDCLRQVAYTIQATVHRASDLVARYGGEEFAVILPNTTAMGGYHVAEAMRQAVQSLNIPHEQSSVANSVTLSAGVASVVPTPNKTTAMLIASADQALYKAKNQGRNQSVCHDLDS